A single region of the Deefgea piscis genome encodes:
- a CDS encoding M3 family metallopeptidase: MTQANPLLDFADLPRYSEVKPEHVNPALDILLATAAEAIAQAEQITNASWDSLSVLEAPLENLGRAWGVVAHLESVVNSPELREVYNANIPRISNFFTEIGQNEKLFALYKAVKEREYDGLNPTRKTVIDDAIRGFVLSGAELPTAQKDRFKDIEEKLSELTTKFSQNVLDATDDFALYVTAEELAGLPADNLSAAAAAAKADGKDGYKITLKMPSYMPVMQYVQNRELREQLYKAYSTRASEFGKAEWDNGKLIPEILALRQEAATLLGFKNFGEESLVTKMADSPQQVIDFLSDLAQRAKPFMLADRAELECFAQSEFGIEKLQAWDVALVSERLREEKYSFSEQEVKQYFTEPTVLTGLFKLISELYGLQFVASQAPVWHTDVRYFDLKNNDGSLVGGLYMDLHAREGKQGGAWMNDVRGRKLQADGTVQTPVALIVCNFASGVDGKDAMLPHDDVITLFHEMGHALHHLLTEVDELEVSGISGVEWDAVELPSQFMENFCWEWQVLPALTHHTDTGEAIPRPLFDKMLAAKNFHSGSGLQRQLYFSIFDMALHQKSEAVSAGDLSAFAQAVQQELALPLPPEYNRFPQSFSHIFAGGYAAGYYSYKWAEVLSADAYAAFEEAADQTGASVVNAEVGARFRKEILAVGGSRPAAESFAAFRGRAPAIDALLRHNGLTE, encoded by the coding sequence ATGACCCAAGCTAATCCCCTTCTCGATTTTGCCGATTTACCGCGCTATAGCGAAGTCAAACCTGAACACGTGAATCCGGCGCTGGATATTTTGCTCGCAACGGCGGCGGAGGCGATTGCCCAAGCCGAGCAAATTACGAATGCATCTTGGGATAGTTTGAGTGTTTTAGAGGCGCCGCTGGAAAACCTAGGCCGCGCCTGGGGCGTGGTGGCGCATTTGGAATCGGTGGTCAATTCACCCGAATTGCGCGAAGTGTATAACGCCAATATTCCACGGATTTCAAACTTTTTTACTGAAATCGGCCAAAACGAAAAACTATTCGCTTTATATAAAGCAGTCAAAGAGCGCGAATACGACGGCTTAAATCCAACGCGCAAAACGGTGATTGATGATGCGATTCGCGGCTTTGTGTTGTCGGGTGCAGAGTTGCCAACTGCGCAAAAAGATCGCTTTAAAGACATCGAAGAAAAACTCTCTGAGTTGACGACTAAATTCTCACAAAACGTACTCGATGCCACCGATGATTTTGCGCTGTATGTCACTGCGGAAGAGCTCGCGGGTTTGCCTGCCGATAACCTCTCGGCTGCGGCAGCAGCAGCCAAGGCGGACGGTAAAGACGGCTACAAAATCACGCTAAAAATGCCGTCGTATATGCCGGTGATGCAATACGTGCAAAATCGTGAGTTACGTGAGCAACTGTATAAAGCGTATTCCACCCGCGCTTCTGAATTTGGCAAAGCCGAATGGGATAACGGCAAGTTAATCCCAGAAATCTTGGCGCTACGCCAAGAGGCGGCGACATTATTGGGCTTTAAGAATTTTGGCGAAGAATCACTCGTCACAAAAATGGCCGATAGCCCACAGCAAGTCATCGACTTTTTAAGCGATTTGGCGCAACGCGCCAAGCCATTTATGCTGGCTGATCGCGCCGAGCTCGAATGCTTTGCCCAGTCTGAATTTGGCATTGAAAAGCTGCAAGCGTGGGATGTGGCCTTGGTGTCTGAGCGCCTGCGCGAAGAAAAATACTCGTTTAGCGAACAAGAAGTAAAACAATACTTCACCGAGCCAACAGTGCTAACTGGCTTATTTAAATTGATTTCCGAGCTGTATGGCCTGCAGTTCGTTGCTAGCCAAGCCCCAGTGTGGCATACCGATGTACGGTATTTTGATCTCAAAAACAACGACGGCAGTTTGGTCGGTGGCCTCTATATGGATTTGCATGCCCGCGAAGGCAAGCAAGGCGGCGCGTGGATGAATGATGTACGCGGCCGTAAATTGCAGGCGGACGGTACCGTGCAAACGCCAGTGGCGCTGATTGTGTGTAATTTCGCCAGCGGCGTCGATGGCAAAGACGCGATGTTGCCGCACGATGATGTGATTACCTTGTTCCATGAAATGGGCCATGCGCTGCATCATTTGCTGACTGAAGTGGACGAGCTGGAAGTATCAGGCATTAGCGGCGTGGAATGGGATGCGGTGGAATTGCCAAGCCAGTTTATGGAAAACTTCTGCTGGGAATGGCAGGTATTGCCAGCGCTGACGCATCACACCGATACCGGCGAAGCGATACCTCGCCCACTCTTTGATAAAATGTTGGCGGCGAAAAACTTCCATAGCGGCTCTGGCTTGCAACGCCAATTGTATTTCTCGATTTTTGATATGGCTTTGCACCAAAAATCCGAAGCCGTTTCTGCTGGTGATTTAAGCGCCTTTGCGCAAGCGGTGCAGCAAGAATTGGCGCTGCCTTTGCCGCCGGAATATAACCGCTTCCCGCAATCATTTAGTCATATTTTTGCTGGCGGCTATGCCGCAGGCTATTACAGCTATAAGTGGGCGGAAGTACTCAGCGCCGATGCGTACGCGGCATTTGAAGAAGCGGCCGATCAAACGGGCGCTAGTGTGGTCAACGCTGAAGTCGGCGCACGATTCCGTAAAGAAATTTTAGCCGTCGGCGGCTCGCGCCCTGCGGCAGAATCCTTTGCCGCCTTCCGCGGCCGCGCACCAGCGATTGATGCACTGCTACGCCACAATGGTTTGACGGAATAA